A single region of the Ictalurus punctatus breed USDA103 chromosome 17, Coco_2.0, whole genome shotgun sequence genome encodes:
- the nek8 gene encoding serine/threonine-protein kinase Nek8 isoform X2 produces the protein MEKYEKIKVVGRGAFGIVHLCRRRTDGALVILKEIPVEQMTRDERLAAQNECQVLKLLNHPNIIEYYENFLEDKALMIAMEYAPGGTLADYIQKRCNSLLDEDTILHFFVQILLALYHVHNKLILHRDLKTQNILLDKHQMIVKIGDFGISKILVSKSKAYTVVGTPCYISPELCEGKPYNQKSDIWALGCVLYELASLKRAFEAANLPALVLKIMSGTFAPISDRYSPELRQLILNMLNLDPSKRPQLNEIMANPVCIRPLLNLYTDIGNVRMRRIEKSLPTMQTGTHGRPGSRVTGTRTRVYTWGSGISMPLRLPMLNTEVLQVSLGRTQKMGVTKSGRLITWEAPTVGCGEVSLPGAVEQMQHQFISRFLEGQSGVTIKSVSCGDLFTTCMTDRGIIMTFGSGSNGCLGHGNYNDITQPKIVEALLGYELVQVSCGASHVLAVTNEREVFSWGRGDNGRLGLGTQDTHNAPQQVNIPVDFEAQRVLCGVDCSMIMSTQHQILACGSNRFNKLGLDTISKTEEPPSCCQVEEVHTFQPVQSSPLNVEKILYIDIGTAHSASVTEKGQCFTFGSNQHGQLGCSSRRNSRVPFRVPGLQGITMVACGDAFTLAIGAEGEVYTWGKGARGRLGRKEEDSGIPKAVQLDENHPFTVTSVACCHGNTLLAVKPFFEDPVPK, from the exons ATGGAGAAGTACGAGAAAATCAAAGTGGTCGGGAGAGGAGCATTCGG GATAGTGCACCTTTGCCGTCGACGAACTGATGGTGCTTTGGTCATTCTAAAGGAAATCCCAGTGGAGCAGATGACCCGGGACGAGCGTCTTGCCGCACAGAACGAGTGCCAAGTTCTCAAGTTACTCAACCACCCGAACATAATCGAGTATTATGAAAATTTCCTGGAGGACAAGGCGCTCATGATTGCAATGGAATATGCACCAG GTGGAACTCTTGCTGATTACATCCAGAAGCGATGCAATTCCCTGCTGGATGAAGACACCATACTGCATTTCTTTGTGCAGATCCTACTGGCCCTCTACCATGTACACAACAAACTTATTCTTCATCGAGACCTTAAAACCCAGAACATTCTACTGGACAAACACCAGATGATAGTCAAAATAGGTGACTTTGGGATCTCCAAAATTCTAGTTAGCAAGAGCAAAGCTTACACT GTGGTTGGGACACCTTGTTACATCTCTCCTGAACTGTGTGAAGGAAAACCATACAACCAGAAGAGTGATATTTGGGCTCTGGGCTGTGTGCTCTATGAACTCGCCAGTCTCAAAAGAGCCTTTGAGGCAGCT AACCTCCCGGCCTTAGTCCTAAAAATCATGAGCGGCACTTTCGCCCCGATTTCAGACCGCTACAGCCCAGAACTGAGACAACTCATCCTCAACATGCTTAACCTGGACCCATCCAAACGACCGCAGCTCAATGAGATCATGGCGAATCCTGTCTGCATCCGGCCCCTGCTGAACCTCTACACTGACATCGGCAATGTCAGAATGCGCAG AATTGAGAAGTCACTGCCCACCATGCAGACTGGTACTCATGGCAGGCCAGGAAGCCGTGTAACTGGAACCAGAACAAGGG TGTATACGTGGGGCAGTGGCATCTCCATGCCACTCCGGCTGCCCATGCTCAACACCGAGGTGCTGCAGGTTTCGTTGGGCCGCACACAAAAGATGGGTGTCACCAAATCAGGACGCCTCATCACTTGGGAG GCTCCCACTGTGGGCTGTGGCGAGGTTTCTCTACCTGGTGCTGTGGAGCAGATGCAGCACCAGTTTATCTCGCGGTTCCTAGAGGGGCAGTCTGGCGTCACCATCAAATCTGTCTCCTGTGGAGACCTCTTTACAACTTGCATGACAG ACAGAGGCATAATTATGACATTTGGAAGTGGAAGCAATGGGTGTCTCGGACATGGAAATTACAATGACATAACACAG CCCAAAATAGTGGAGGCTCTCCTGGGCTATGAGCTGGTTCAGGTGTCCTGTGGTGCCTCCCATGTGTTGGCTGTGACCAATGAGAGGGAGGTCTTCTCATGGGGAAGAGGAGACAATG GTCGGCTGGGACTGGGCACCCAGGATACCCACAATGCCCCACAGCAGGTCAATATCCCAGTAGATTTTGAGGCCCAGCGAGTGTTGTGTGGGGTCGATTGCTCCATGATCATGAGCACTCAACACCAGATCCTGGCATGTGGCAGCAACAG GTTTAACAAGCTAGGCCTTGATACAATCAGCAAGACAGAGGAACCCCCTTCATGTTGTCAGGTAGAAGAGGTCCACACATTCCAGCCTGTTCAGTCGTCCCCGCTGAATGTAGAGAAAATTCTGTACATTGACATCGGAACTGCTCACTCTGCCTCAGTCACAG AGAAAGGTCAGTGTTTCACATTTGGCAGTAACCAGCATGGGCAGCTTGGCTGCAGCTCTCGCCGCAACAGCAGAGTGCCCTTCCGGGTGCCAGGGCTGCAGGGCATCACCATGGTAGCGTGCGGAGACGCATTCACTCTGGCTATTGGTGCAG AAGGTGAGGTGTATACCTGGGGAAAAGGAGCCCGTGGGCGCCTCGGAAGGAAAGAAGAGGATTCTGGGATACCGAAGGCAGTGCAGCTTGATGAGAATCACCCATTCACAGTTACATCAGTGgcttgttgccatggcaacacacTCTTGGCCGTGAAAC cattttttgAAGATCCTGTCCCTAAGTGA
- the rab34a gene encoding ras-related protein Rab-34a — MSVLPPVRKDRIISQLPKCFSKQATLHTEDGFNSKVKTACQEQRTGTVGFKISKVIVVGDLAVGKTCLINRFCKDVFDKNYKATIGVDFEMERFEVLGVPFSLQLWDTAGQERFKCIASTYYRGAQAIIIVFDLTDVATLDHTRQWLEDAMKENDPTSVLLFLVGTKKDLISPAQYSLNEQDAIKVAQEMKAEYWAVSALSGENVREFFFRVASVTFEANVLAELEKSSSRRIGDVVKISNNSSNLYATSKKKPPNCCQ, encoded by the exons ATGAGTGTCCTGCCTCCTGTGCGCAAGGACCGCATCATTAGCCAGCTTCCTAAG TGCTTCAGTAAGCAGGCCACGTTACACACAGAAGATGGGTTTAATTCCAAAGTGAAGACCGCTTGCCAGGAGCAGAGAACTGGCACCGTGGG gtttaaaatCTCCAAGGTTATTGTAGTGGGAGACTTGGCTGTAGGGAAAACATGTCTGATTAATAG ATTTTGCAAAGATGTCTTTGACAAAAATTACAAAGCTACCATTGGTGTAGATTTTGAGATGGAGAGATTTGAGGTTCTTGGAGTTCCATTCAGCCTCCAGCT GTGGGACACTGCAGGTCAGGAAAGGTTCAAGTGCATTGCTTCCACATACTACAGAGGAGCTCAGG CCATAATAATTGTTTTTGATTTGACTGATGTGGCCACACTAGACCATACCAG GCAATGGCTGGAGGATGCTATGAAGGAGAACGACCCCACCAGTGTGTTGCTCTTCTTGGTAGGCACAAAGAAAGATCTGATT TCCCCGGCACAGTATTCTCTTAATGAACAGGACGCCATTAAAGTGGCCCAAGAAATGAAAGCGGAGTACTGGGCTGTGTCTGCTTTGTCTG GAGAAAATGTGAGGGAGTTTTTCTTCCGTGTGGCATCAGTAACATTTGAGGCCAATGTGCTGGCAGAACTGGAAAAAAGCAGCTCCAGGCGCATTGGGGATGTTGTCA
- the nek8 gene encoding serine/threonine-protein kinase Nek8 isoform X1, whose protein sequence is MEKYEKIKVVGRGAFGIVHLCRRRTDGALVILKEIPVEQMTRDERLAAQNECQVLKLLNHPNIIEYYENFLEDKALMIAMEYAPGGTLADYIQKRCNSLLDEDTILHFFVQILLALYHVHNKLILHRDLKTQNILLDKHQMIVKIGDFGISKILVSKSKAYTVVGTPCYISPELCEGKPYNQKSDIWALGCVLYELASLKRAFEAANLPALVLKIMSGTFAPISDRYSPELRQLILNMLNLDPSKRPQLNEIMANPVCIRPLLNLYTDIGNVRMRRIEKSLPTMQTGTHGRPGSRVTGTRTRGGLSSLISTKMMHSLPLSSVYTWGSGISMPLRLPMLNTEVLQVSLGRTQKMGVTKSGRLITWEAPTVGCGEVSLPGAVEQMQHQFISRFLEGQSGVTIKSVSCGDLFTTCMTDRGIIMTFGSGSNGCLGHGNYNDITQPKIVEALLGYELVQVSCGASHVLAVTNEREVFSWGRGDNGRLGLGTQDTHNAPQQVNIPVDFEAQRVLCGVDCSMIMSTQHQILACGSNRFNKLGLDTISKTEEPPSCCQVEEVHTFQPVQSSPLNVEKILYIDIGTAHSASVTEKGQCFTFGSNQHGQLGCSSRRNSRVPFRVPGLQGITMVACGDAFTLAIGAEGEVYTWGKGARGRLGRKEEDSGIPKAVQLDENHPFTVTSVACCHGNTLLAVKPFFEDPVPK, encoded by the exons ATGGAGAAGTACGAGAAAATCAAAGTGGTCGGGAGAGGAGCATTCGG GATAGTGCACCTTTGCCGTCGACGAACTGATGGTGCTTTGGTCATTCTAAAGGAAATCCCAGTGGAGCAGATGACCCGGGACGAGCGTCTTGCCGCACAGAACGAGTGCCAAGTTCTCAAGTTACTCAACCACCCGAACATAATCGAGTATTATGAAAATTTCCTGGAGGACAAGGCGCTCATGATTGCAATGGAATATGCACCAG GTGGAACTCTTGCTGATTACATCCAGAAGCGATGCAATTCCCTGCTGGATGAAGACACCATACTGCATTTCTTTGTGCAGATCCTACTGGCCCTCTACCATGTACACAACAAACTTATTCTTCATCGAGACCTTAAAACCCAGAACATTCTACTGGACAAACACCAGATGATAGTCAAAATAGGTGACTTTGGGATCTCCAAAATTCTAGTTAGCAAGAGCAAAGCTTACACT GTGGTTGGGACACCTTGTTACATCTCTCCTGAACTGTGTGAAGGAAAACCATACAACCAGAAGAGTGATATTTGGGCTCTGGGCTGTGTGCTCTATGAACTCGCCAGTCTCAAAAGAGCCTTTGAGGCAGCT AACCTCCCGGCCTTAGTCCTAAAAATCATGAGCGGCACTTTCGCCCCGATTTCAGACCGCTACAGCCCAGAACTGAGACAACTCATCCTCAACATGCTTAACCTGGACCCATCCAAACGACCGCAGCTCAATGAGATCATGGCGAATCCTGTCTGCATCCGGCCCCTGCTGAACCTCTACACTGACATCGGCAATGTCAGAATGCGCAG AATTGAGAAGTCACTGCCCACCATGCAGACTGGTACTCATGGCAGGCCAGGAAGCCGTGTAACTGGAACCAGAACAAGGG GTGGTTTGTCAAGCTTAATTTCGACCAAGATGATGCATTCTCTGCCCTTGTCGTCAGTGTATACGTGGGGCAGTGGCATCTCCATGCCACTCCGGCTGCCCATGCTCAACACCGAGGTGCTGCAGGTTTCGTTGGGCCGCACACAAAAGATGGGTGTCACCAAATCAGGACGCCTCATCACTTGGGAG GCTCCCACTGTGGGCTGTGGCGAGGTTTCTCTACCTGGTGCTGTGGAGCAGATGCAGCACCAGTTTATCTCGCGGTTCCTAGAGGGGCAGTCTGGCGTCACCATCAAATCTGTCTCCTGTGGAGACCTCTTTACAACTTGCATGACAG ACAGAGGCATAATTATGACATTTGGAAGTGGAAGCAATGGGTGTCTCGGACATGGAAATTACAATGACATAACACAG CCCAAAATAGTGGAGGCTCTCCTGGGCTATGAGCTGGTTCAGGTGTCCTGTGGTGCCTCCCATGTGTTGGCTGTGACCAATGAGAGGGAGGTCTTCTCATGGGGAAGAGGAGACAATG GTCGGCTGGGACTGGGCACCCAGGATACCCACAATGCCCCACAGCAGGTCAATATCCCAGTAGATTTTGAGGCCCAGCGAGTGTTGTGTGGGGTCGATTGCTCCATGATCATGAGCACTCAACACCAGATCCTGGCATGTGGCAGCAACAG GTTTAACAAGCTAGGCCTTGATACAATCAGCAAGACAGAGGAACCCCCTTCATGTTGTCAGGTAGAAGAGGTCCACACATTCCAGCCTGTTCAGTCGTCCCCGCTGAATGTAGAGAAAATTCTGTACATTGACATCGGAACTGCTCACTCTGCCTCAGTCACAG AGAAAGGTCAGTGTTTCACATTTGGCAGTAACCAGCATGGGCAGCTTGGCTGCAGCTCTCGCCGCAACAGCAGAGTGCCCTTCCGGGTGCCAGGGCTGCAGGGCATCACCATGGTAGCGTGCGGAGACGCATTCACTCTGGCTATTGGTGCAG AAGGTGAGGTGTATACCTGGGGAAAAGGAGCCCGTGGGCGCCTCGGAAGGAAAGAAGAGGATTCTGGGATACCGAAGGCAGTGCAGCTTGATGAGAATCACCCATTCACAGTTACATCAGTGgcttgttgccatggcaacacacTCTTGGCCGTGAAAC cattttttgAAGATCCTGTCCCTAAGTGA
- the LOC108277970 gene encoding TLC domain-containing protein 1, protein MDGILLMVGQNPVFSVLLFSLMFRVVHHLLRKLPLPKVVEHDELRSWKWRNLSVSLVHSLLTGPWAITCVSLWPEMLSNMHSFTTPVCYLLVSVSAGYFLQDAGDIIFSGHAIGSWEFLLHHFLVLWCFLYNLYTQRYVAGAVVALLVEVNSMTLHARLLLKLAGAQGSGLYNANKFLNLFTYVTFRLGTQFYITYYIIFNFSLLQHGSYFLLTVLIMDTMILIYFYRLLRADFCPRRKGHVIHNGAHCSSSSQLFDD, encoded by the exons atggatggaatattgTTGATGGTGGGCCAGAACCCTGTTTTCTCTGTGTTGTTGTTCTCTCTCATGTTCAGGGTGGTCCATCACCTCCTGAGGAAGCTGCCCCTGCCTAAAGTAGTCGAGCACGATGAGCTTCGCTCCTGGAAGTGGAGAAACCTCAGTGTGTCTCTTGTCCATTCACTGCTTACCGGCCCATGGGCCATTACCTG TGTGAGCCTTTGGCCAGAGATGCTGAGTAACATGCATTCATTCACCACACCAGTCTGCTACCTGCTTGTGAGTGTTTCAGCAG GTTACTTTTTGCAAGATGCTGGTGACATCATATTTTCAGGACATGCCATAGGATCATGGGAGTTCCTGCTTCATCACTTCTTG GTGTTGTGGTGCTTCCTGTACAATCTGTACACCCAGCGATATGTGGCCGGAGCAGTGGTTGCCCTCCTGGTTGAGGTCAACAGCATGACCCTCCATGCACGGCTGCTGCTGAAACTGGCAGGAGCTCAGGGGTCAGGTCTCTACAATGCCAACAAGTTCCTCAACCTCTTCACGTATGTCACCTTCCGCCTAGGCACCCAGTTTTACATAACCTATTACATCATCTTCAACTTCTCCTTGCTGCAACATGGCAGCTACTTCCTGCTCACCGTGCTCATCATGGACACCATGATCCTCATCTACTTCTACCGATTGCTCAGGGCTGACTTTTGCCCCAGAAGGAAGGGCCATGTCATACATAATGGCGCTCACTGCAGCAGCTCCTCTCAGCTCTTTGATGACTGA